A genomic region of Pongo pygmaeus isolate AG05252 chromosome 7, NHGRI_mPonPyg2-v2.0_pri, whole genome shotgun sequence contains the following coding sequences:
- the LOC129042144 gene encoding lymphocyte antigen 6S-like: MGGRNGDWAISTPWAMKTLSLVLLVALLSVERAEGLHCYGCLAVSEEASCSMVSCPFPDGVCVSQKVSIFGSKVRGENKLCLSSCQKDFGFPLLKLTSAIVDSQICCKGDLCNAAVLAAGSPWALCVQLLLSLGSVFLWALL, from the exons atgggagggaggaatggggacTGGG CAATCTCCACGCCATGGGCCATGAAGACCTTGTCCCTGGTCCTGCTGGTGGCCCTGCTGAGCGTGGAGAGAG CTGAGGGTCTGCACTGCTACGGATGCTTGGCGGTCTCAGAAGAGGCCTCCTGCAGCATGGTCTCATgccccttcccagatggggtctGTGTCTCCCAGAAAGTGAGCATCTTTGGCA GTAAAGTGAGAGGGGAGAACAAGCTCTGCCTCTCTTCCTGCCAGAAGGACTTCGGATTCCCCCTGCTGAAACTTACAAGTGCCATCGTGGACTCGCAGATCTGCTGCAAGGGAGACCTCTGCAATGCGGCGGTCCTGGCAGCCGGCAGCCCCTGGGCCCTGTGCGTGCAGCTCCTGCTCAGCCTGGGGTCAGTCTTCCTCTGGGCCCTGCTGTGA
- the LY6L gene encoding lymphocyte antigen 6L, whose translation MERLVLTLCTLPLAAASAGCATTPARNLSCYQCFKVSSWKECLPTWCSPLDQVCISNEVVVSFKWSVRVLLSKRCAPRCPNDNMKFEWSPAPAMRGVITRRCCSRALCNRALTPQEGRWALRGGLLLQVGLGLLRALL comes from the exons ATGGAGAGGCTCGTCCTAACCCTGTGCACCCTCCCGCTGGCTGCGGCGTCTGCTGGCTGCGCCACGACGCCAG CTCGGAACCTGAGCTGCTACCAGTGCTTCAAGGTCAGCAGCTGGAAGGAGTGCCTGCCCACCTGGTGCAGCCCGCTGGACCAAGTCTGCATCTCCAACGAGGTGGTCGTCTCTTTTA AATGGAGTGTACGCGTCCTGCTCAGCAAACGCTGTGCTCCCAGATGTCCCAATGACAACATGAAGTTCGAATGGTCGCCGGCCCCCGCGATGCGAGGCGTGATCACCAGGCGCTGCTGTTCCCGGGCTCTCTGCAACAGGGCGCTGACCCCACAGGAGGGGCGCTGGGCCCTGCGAGGGGGGCTCCTGCTCCAGGTGGGCCTCGGCCTCCTCAGGGCCCTGTTGTGA